The sequence ATTTTGACCTCTGTGTCTCATATTTTTAATAAAAGCTTCAAGCGGCGATTGGAATTTCCAGACCTTCAAAATATGTTTTATCAGGCGTATTATTCTTAAAGCTCTGGTGAGGCCTTTTTGTGTTGTAGAACCTCAGATAATCGCCAATTTTGTGTCTCGCTTCTGACATGCTTCCATAGGCC comes from Desulforegula conservatrix Mb1Pa and encodes:
- a CDS encoding integrase core domain-containing protein, giving the protein MSEARHKIGDYLRFYNTKRPHQSFKNNTPDKTYFEGLEIPIAA